The following proteins are co-located in the Pyrococcus abyssi GE5 genome:
- the gcvT gene encoding glycine cleavage system aminomethyltransferase GcvT, which produces MAKRVHLFDWHKEHAKKIEEFAGWEMPIWYSSIKEEHLAVRNAVGLFDVSHMGEIYFRGKDALKFLQYVTTNDISKPPAISGIYTLVLNERGAIKDETLIFNMGNNEYLMICDSDAFEKLYAWFTYLKKTIEQFTKLDLEIELKTYDIAMFAVQGPKARDLARDLFGIDINEMWWFQARWVELDGIKMLLSRSGYTGENGFEVYIEDANPYHPDESKRGEPEKALHVWERILEEGKKYGIKPAGLGARDTLRLEAGYTLYGNETKELQLLSTDIDEVTPLQANLEFAIYWDKDFIGKDALLKQKERGLGRKLVHFKMVDKGIPREGYKVYANGELIGEVTSGTLSPLLNVGIGIAFVKEEYAKPGIEIEVEIRGARKKAITVTPPFYDPKKYGLFRET; this is translated from the coding sequence ATGGCAAAGAGAGTTCACCTATTCGATTGGCACAAGGAGCATGCCAAGAAAATAGAGGAGTTCGCAGGTTGGGAGATGCCAATATGGTATTCAAGCATAAAGGAGGAGCACTTAGCGGTCAGAAATGCTGTAGGGCTATTTGACGTGTCCCATATGGGGGAGATATATTTCAGGGGAAAGGACGCTCTCAAGTTCTTACAATACGTAACCACTAACGACATAAGCAAGCCTCCCGCAATAAGTGGCATTTACACCTTGGTTCTCAACGAGAGGGGTGCCATCAAAGACGAAACCCTTATCTTTAATATGGGGAACAACGAGTACCTAATGATATGCGATTCAGATGCCTTCGAAAAGCTCTATGCATGGTTCACATATCTAAAGAAGACGATAGAGCAGTTCACCAAGCTTGACCTTGAAATTGAGCTTAAGACGTATGACATAGCAATGTTCGCGGTTCAAGGTCCAAAGGCTAGAGATTTAGCTAGGGATCTCTTTGGAATAGACATAAATGAGATGTGGTGGTTCCAAGCTAGGTGGGTTGAGCTAGATGGGATAAAGATGCTACTGTCAAGGAGCGGTTACACAGGCGAGAACGGATTCGAGGTGTACATAGAGGATGCGAATCCATACCATCCGGATGAAAGCAAGAGGGGAGAACCGGAAAAGGCCCTTCACGTTTGGGAGAGGATTTTGGAGGAAGGTAAGAAGTACGGCATTAAGCCTGCTGGTCTAGGAGCTAGGGATACCCTTAGACTTGAGGCTGGATACACTTTGTACGGAAATGAAACTAAGGAGCTTCAACTCCTAAGCACGGACATCGATGAGGTAACTCCATTGCAAGCCAATCTCGAGTTTGCAATTTACTGGGACAAGGACTTCATAGGAAAGGATGCACTGTTAAAGCAGAAGGAGAGGGGACTTGGAAGGAAGCTGGTTCACTTTAAGATGGTAGACAAGGGAATTCCCAGGGAAGGGTACAAGGTTTATGCCAATGGGGAGTTAATAGGGGAAGTCACAAGTGGAACACTGTCACCACTCCTAAACGTCGGAATAGGAATAGCCTTCGTGAAGGAGGAGTATGCGAAGCCTGGAATTGAAATTGAAGTCGAGATTAGAGGGGCAAGGAAGAAAGCGATAACGGTAACACCACCATTCTATGACCCCAAGAAATATGGCCTATTTAGGGAGACTTAG
- the pepQ gene encoding Xaa-Pro dipeptidase PepQ: MDEKIKRIIEFMNENSIDAVLITKNPNIYYLSGASPLAGGYILVNNDGATLYVPELEYEMAKEESKIPVEKFKRRDDFYKVFEGVKVLGIEGSLSYSFVEDLKEKGKISEFKKVDDVIKEMRIVKSDEEIKIIEKACEIADKAVMAAIEEVTEGKKEREIAAKVEYLMKMNGAEKPAFDTIIASGYRSALPHGVASDKRIEKGDLVVIDLGALYNHYNSDITRTVVVGSPNEKQREIYEIVLEAQKKAVEAARPGITTKELDSIARNIIKEYGYGDYFIHSLGHGVGLEIHEWPGVSQYDETVLKEGMVITIEPGIYIPKFGGVRIEDTIVITKTGARRLTKTERELI, translated from the coding sequence ATGGACGAAAAGATAAAACGAATAATTGAGTTTATGAACGAAAACTCTATAGATGCAGTTCTCATAACAAAAAATCCAAATATCTACTATCTCTCTGGAGCTTCTCCCCTTGCAGGAGGTTACATTCTCGTGAACAATGATGGAGCAACGCTTTATGTGCCAGAACTCGAATATGAGATGGCCAAGGAGGAAAGTAAGATACCAGTCGAGAAGTTTAAGAGAAGGGATGATTTCTACAAGGTATTTGAAGGGGTAAAAGTCCTTGGAATAGAGGGCAGCCTTTCTTACAGTTTCGTTGAGGATTTGAAGGAAAAAGGAAAGATCTCCGAGTTTAAGAAGGTGGACGATGTTATCAAGGAAATGAGAATAGTAAAATCAGATGAGGAGATAAAAATCATCGAGAAAGCCTGCGAAATAGCAGATAAAGCTGTAATGGCAGCTATTGAGGAAGTAACGGAAGGTAAAAAGGAGAGGGAAATTGCTGCCAAGGTTGAGTACTTGATGAAAATGAACGGGGCAGAAAAGCCAGCCTTTGACACCATAATTGCTAGCGGTTACAGGTCAGCGTTACCCCATGGGGTGGCCAGTGACAAGAGGATAGAGAAGGGGGATTTAGTCGTTATAGACCTTGGGGCCCTATACAACCATTATAATTCCGATATAACAAGGACGGTCGTCGTTGGCTCTCCCAATGAGAAGCAAAGGGAGATATATGAAATAGTTCTCGAAGCACAGAAGAAAGCCGTGGAAGCTGCAAGGCCTGGAATAACTACAAAGGAGCTAGATTCAATAGCGAGGAATATAATTAAAGAATATGGGTATGGAGATTACTTCATTCACAGCTTAGGTCATGGTGTCGGGTTAGAAATCCACGAATGGCCTGGTGTTAGCCAATACGATGAAACCGTTCTTAAGGAGGGTATGGTAATAACCATAGAGCCTGGAATATACATTCCAAAGTTTGGTGGCGTTAGAATTGAGGATACGATAGTTATAACGAAGACGGGGGCCAGGAGATTAACGAAGACTGAGAGGGAACTCATCTAG
- a CDS encoding maleate cis-trans isomerase family protein, whose protein sequence is MFGWRGRIGLIVPSSNTTMEMEFHSVLPEGVSLHTSRMPLKSVTEEELLNMSSYAIEAAKLLADAGVEVIAFGCTSGSFIGGKDFEKELEMKIEKEVNVETFTTSTAVIEALNILEMQTVQVITPYIDEINQREKEFLEANGFEVVDIRGLGISDNIEIGKLEPYIAYRLAKASFTGDVDGIFISCTNFRTFEIIEKLERDLGVPVVTSNQATLWMALRQIDVKDKLPLGKLLREY, encoded by the coding sequence ATGTTTGGGTGGAGAGGTAGAATAGGGTTGATAGTTCCATCATCAAATACTACAATGGAGATGGAATTCCACTCCGTGTTGCCAGAGGGAGTGTCATTGCACACATCCAGGATGCCCTTAAAGAGCGTTACCGAGGAGGAACTACTAAATATGAGCTCATACGCAATCGAGGCCGCGAAGCTCTTGGCGGATGCTGGGGTCGAGGTAATAGCCTTTGGTTGCACTAGTGGTTCGTTCATTGGAGGAAAGGATTTCGAGAAAGAACTTGAAATGAAAATAGAAAAAGAAGTCAACGTTGAAACGTTCACAACTAGTACAGCAGTTATTGAAGCCCTCAATATTCTTGAAATGCAGACCGTTCAAGTGATAACTCCATATATAGATGAGATAAACCAGAGAGAAAAAGAGTTTTTAGAAGCTAATGGATTTGAAGTCGTTGACATTAGGGGGTTAGGTATCTCAGACAATATAGAGATAGGAAAACTCGAGCCATACATAGCTTATAGACTTGCAAAAGCTTCATTTACTGGGGATGTGGATGGAATATTCATAAGTTGTACCAACTTCAGGACTTTTGAGATAATAGAAAAGCTCGAAAGAGACCTCGGAGTCCCCGTAGTTACAAGCAATCAAGCAACCCTATGGATGGCCCTCAGGCAGATAGACGTAAAAGATAAACTGCCACTAGGAAAATTGCTAAGGGAATACTGA
- the rnz gene encoding ribonuclease Z, producing the protein MIEVIFLGTGGIKPTPERNVPSIAIKVEGELILFDVGEGTLRQMEIAGLSPMKIRRIFITHFHGDHYLGLPALIQTMNLWKRKEPLHIYGPENSIEFIKNLLNSGYFAPSFDVTVHELPGKARLQFEKYEVWAFEVSHGVPALGYVFKEKDRRGSFDLEKIKNLGLEPGPWMKELEEKKVINIGGRTIRLSEVTGPKKRGAKIVYTGDTEPCENVIQFSRRANLLIHEATYLNSEDRGESYHTTVEEACEIWKKSKAFNLALFHRGPRYSFKEYKEGATKLCPQAMIPRDFDRIMVKGAEYVIFKVR; encoded by the coding sequence ATGATCGAGGTAATATTCCTGGGAACTGGCGGGATAAAGCCAACCCCCGAAAGGAACGTGCCAAGTATAGCTATAAAAGTTGAGGGTGAACTAATCCTTTTTGACGTCGGTGAAGGAACGCTCAGGCAGATGGAGATAGCTGGATTAAGCCCCATGAAAATAAGGAGGATATTCATAACCCACTTTCACGGTGATCACTACTTAGGATTGCCGGCCTTGATTCAGACGATGAACCTGTGGAAGAGAAAAGAGCCACTCCACATCTACGGCCCAGAGAATTCAATTGAATTCATAAAGAACCTGCTGAATAGCGGTTACTTTGCACCTTCCTTTGATGTTACAGTCCACGAGCTCCCAGGAAAAGCTAGGTTACAATTCGAGAAGTACGAGGTGTGGGCCTTTGAAGTTTCCCATGGAGTTCCAGCTTTAGGTTACGTATTCAAGGAGAAGGACAGGAGAGGGAGTTTTGATTTAGAGAAGATAAAGAATCTTGGCCTAGAACCGGGCCCCTGGATGAAAGAGCTTGAGGAAAAAAAGGTCATTAACATTGGTGGTAGGACGATAAGGTTATCTGAGGTTACGGGGCCTAAGAAGAGGGGAGCGAAAATTGTGTATACCGGAGATACCGAACCATGTGAAAACGTTATTCAGTTTTCTAGAAGGGCAAATCTCCTAATTCACGAGGCAACCTACTTAAATTCAGAAGATAGAGGTGAGAGCTACCACACAACCGTTGAAGAGGCCTGTGAAATTTGGAAAAAGTCAAAAGCTTTCAACTTAGCTCTATTCCATAGGGGTCCCAGATATTCTTTTAAGGAATACAAGGAAGGTGCCACTAAACTATGTCCACAAGCTATGATACCAAGGGACTTCGACAGGATAATGGTGAAAGGTGCTGAATATGTCATATTTAAGGTACGTTAA
- a CDS encoding TraB domain-containing protein, translating into MSYLRYVKIVGTVHVSSESVNEVRRIILEEDPDAIALELDYERLLSLLSGSNLTFSQAMKLGKMGILAYILQEVEIILGKELGTPPGSEMIEAFEVAKTLGIPVYMIDQPIRVTLRKLLSIPLGEKIRAMLDIISTFINPGAQTQLSFEDVEGLSFEFRRKYPTMYKILVEERNLYMARNIMRIVDILLERKKKVKVVAVVGLGHKKGIEKILSRSFPKGVH; encoded by the coding sequence ATGTCATATTTAAGGTACGTTAAAATAGTTGGCACGGTTCACGTTTCCTCTGAGAGCGTGAATGAGGTAAGGAGAATTATACTTGAAGAGGATCCCGATGCAATAGCACTTGAGCTCGATTATGAAAGACTACTGTCTCTCCTAAGTGGCTCTAATCTTACGTTTTCCCAAGCAATGAAGCTTGGAAAGATGGGCATCTTAGCATATATCCTTCAAGAAGTTGAAATCATCTTGGGAAAAGAATTGGGAACGCCTCCTGGGAGCGAGATGATAGAGGCATTTGAAGTTGCAAAAACCCTTGGAATTCCTGTTTATATGATAGATCAACCAATTCGAGTAACGCTTAGGAAGCTTTTATCCATTCCACTAGGAGAGAAGATTAGGGCTATGCTTGATATAATTTCCACTTTCATTAACCCAGGAGCTCAAACCCAATTAAGCTTTGAGGACGTCGAGGGGCTTAGCTTTGAGTTCCGTAGGAAATACCCCACCATGTACAAGATACTCGTCGAAGAGCGAAACTTGTACATGGCAAGAAACATTATGAGAATAGTCGATATCCTCCTGGAAAGAAAAAAGAAAGTGAAAGTAGTTGCAGTTGTTGGCCTTGGACATAAAAAAGGGATTGAAAAGATACTATCTCGCTCTTTCCCTAAGGGCGTTCACTAG
- the pyrE gene encoding orotate phosphoribosyltransferase, whose amino-acid sequence MKEELVKLIIDSGCIKFGHFILTSGKESNYYIDIKSLITNPKALKLIAKMIKEESRKLGIEYDKVAGPELGAVPIATALSLETDKPLLIIRKKKKEHGTGKLIEGEISPGDRVLLVEDVTTTGGSVIRAAKILKEHGAEVVGIFVVVDREEGARENIEKEGFKLYPLVLVSDLFEAAGVSKD is encoded by the coding sequence ATGAAGGAAGAGCTAGTGAAGTTGATAATAGATAGTGGATGCATAAAGTTCGGACACTTCATTCTAACCTCGGGGAAGGAGAGTAACTACTATATTGACATAAAGAGCCTTATCACGAATCCAAAAGCACTTAAGCTAATAGCTAAAATGATCAAAGAAGAATCCAGGAAGCTTGGGATTGAATATGATAAGGTAGCGGGCCCAGAATTGGGTGCTGTTCCAATTGCTACCGCTTTAAGTCTTGAAACGGACAAACCTCTCTTGATAATAAGGAAGAAGAAAAAAGAGCACGGAACTGGGAAGCTAATTGAGGGTGAAATATCTCCCGGGGACAGGGTCCTCTTAGTTGAGGACGTGACGACAACGGGTGGTAGCGTCATAAGAGCGGCCAAGATATTAAAAGAGCATGGAGCTGAAGTTGTTGGGATATTCGTAGTTGTCGATAGGGAGGAAGGAGCAAGAGAAAACATCGAGAAGGAGGGATTCAAGTTATACCCCCTAGTTTTAGTTAGCGACTTATTTGAAGCCGCTGGTGTCTCGAAGGATTGA
- a CDS encoding 50S ribosomal protein L21e, translating to MVQKAHSFRRKTRKKLRKHPRRRGLPPLTRFLQEFEVGQRVHIVIEPSYHKGMPDPRFHGRTGTVVGKRGDAYIVEVPDGNKVKTLFIHPVHLRPQK from the coding sequence ATGGTTCAGAAGGCTCACAGTTTTAGGAGAAAAACAAGGAAAAAGCTTCGCAAGCATCCAAGGAGGAGGGGACTTCCTCCCTTGACTAGGTTCCTCCAGGAGTTCGAAGTTGGGCAGAGGGTTCACATCGTCATAGAGCCAAGCTACCACAAGGGCATGCCAGACCCAAGATTCCACGGTAGAACTGGAACGGTCGTCGGAAAGAGGGGAGATGCCTACATCGTGGAGGTTCCAGACGGGAACAAGGTAAAGACCCTCTTCATACATCCAGTTCACCTAAGGCCCCAGAAGTGA
- a CDS encoding RNA polymerase Rpb4 family protein has translation MIGRKKLGEKYITIAEAKEILLKKYEEGKKAGIEEPLFYEARLALEHAEKFAKLSAEKAREAVEELISAFDWMNDRIAGKIVDIMPEDNLDLRVIFAKEEYQPTQEEMKKILEILDKYRET, from the coding sequence ATGATAGGACGGAAGAAGCTGGGAGAGAAATACATAACGATAGCTGAGGCTAAGGAAATACTATTAAAGAAGTACGAGGAAGGGAAAAAGGCAGGAATAGAGGAGCCCCTATTCTACGAGGCAAGGCTAGCCCTAGAGCATGCAGAGAAATTTGCAAAGCTGTCCGCAGAGAAGGCAAGGGAAGCCGTTGAAGAATTGATTTCAGCATTTGACTGGATGAACGATAGAATAGCGGGAAAAATAGTTGACATAATGCCAGAGGACAATCTAGACTTGAGGGTAATATTCGCCAAGGAAGAATACCAACCAACCCAGGAAGAGATGAAGAAGATCCTTGAGATACTCGACAAGTACAGGGAAACCTAA
- a CDS encoding geranylgeranylglyceryl/heptaprenylglyceryl phosphate synthase, whose product MVKIGKVEMYINEELESGKKLHFVLIDPDDTHPEMAGRIAELCENVGVNAIMVGGSTGAEGEMLDNVVKAIKESSSLPVILFPGSHSGISKYADAIFFMSLLNSRNPFFITGAQALGAFTVKRYGLEPIPMAYIIVEPGETVGWVGDAKPIPRHKPKLAAAYALAGQYLGMRLVYLEAGSGSPEPVPPEMVRIVKSVIDVPLIVGGGIRTGDQVRELTKAGADIIVTGTAIESTKSIDEAKRKLEEIRRGLK is encoded by the coding sequence ATGGTGAAAATTGGAAAAGTTGAGATGTACATCAATGAAGAACTCGAAAGCGGTAAAAAGTTGCACTTCGTTCTAATAGATCCCGATGACACTCACCCAGAAATGGCTGGAAGGATAGCGGAATTGTGCGAGAACGTTGGGGTAAATGCAATAATGGTTGGGGGATCAACTGGAGCAGAAGGTGAAATGCTAGATAACGTCGTTAAGGCGATAAAGGAGAGCTCATCCTTACCGGTAATACTCTTTCCCGGTTCTCATAGTGGAATAAGCAAATATGCCGACGCGATATTCTTCATGAGCCTTCTAAATTCACGGAATCCATTTTTCATAACTGGGGCCCAAGCCCTGGGAGCGTTTACCGTAAAACGTTATGGGTTAGAGCCTATTCCAATGGCATACATAATAGTTGAGCCCGGCGAAACCGTGGGATGGGTAGGGGATGCAAAACCGATACCTAGGCACAAACCAAAGCTGGCTGCTGCATATGCATTGGCTGGCCAGTATTTGGGCATGAGGCTAGTCTACCTAGAGGCTGGAAGTGGATCTCCTGAACCCGTGCCTCCAGAAATGGTTAGGATTGTAAAATCAGTTATCGACGTCCCCTTGATTGTTGGTGGAGGGATAAGAACTGGAGATCAAGTGAGGGAATTGACTAAAGCTGGGGCCGATATAATAGTGACGGGAACCGCTATAGAGTCAACAAAAAGTATAGATGAAGCGAAGAGAAAGCTAGAGGAAATTAGAAGGGGACTAAAGTGA
- a CDS encoding PINc/VapC family ATPase, which yields MKVIVPDTSVIVDGRLTQYLKRVREKVKVVVPEAVVAEIEHQANEGKAIGHTGLEELKKLRELADKGKILLEFYGERPELWQIKRAKAGEIDHMVREVARELNAVLITGDQVQRDIAIAKGIEVIYLESKREPKTRLEDFFDDETMSVHLKAGVRPLAKKGRPGEWKLVPIRDKPLDEEELEEIADDIVERARRDPESFIELDEPGATVVQLRNYRIVIAKPPFSDRIEITAVRPIKKLSIEDYNLSGKLLERLKEKAEGILVAGPPGAGKTTFVQALAEWYASMGKIVKTMEKPRDLQVSEEITQYTALNGSMEKTGDVLLLVRPDYTIFDEMRKTSDFLIYTDLRLAGVGMVGVVHATKPIDAIQRFIGRVELGMIPQIVDTVIFIKGGKVAKVLTLEYKVKVPTGMKEEDLARPVIEVRDFETGQLEYEIYTFGEEVSVVPIKKEEKAPALKLAEKRLKQEIQRFLPDVYTEVEVVTPHKAVVYADEYDIPAIIGKKGKRIQELEKRLGISIEVKSLSEKQPEVKEKIPVEIDEKKKSIVLRVSPDYARKPLRFYAGNEYVFTATPSKKGVVKVSKSSPVGKLLQKYLREGFEIWASL from the coding sequence ATGAAAGTAATAGTTCCCGACACGAGCGTGATAGTTGACGGCAGGCTCACCCAGTACCTCAAGAGAGTGAGAGAGAAGGTTAAGGTGGTCGTGCCTGAGGCCGTTGTCGCTGAGATAGAGCATCAGGCGAATGAAGGTAAGGCGATAGGCCACACTGGGCTTGAGGAATTAAAGAAGTTAAGGGAGCTTGCAGACAAGGGCAAAATTCTATTGGAGTTTTACGGAGAGAGGCCAGAGCTTTGGCAAATCAAAAGGGCAAAGGCTGGGGAAATAGACCATATGGTCAGGGAAGTTGCCAGGGAACTGAATGCAGTGCTAATTACTGGAGACCAAGTTCAGAGGGACATAGCTATAGCTAAGGGAATCGAAGTTATCTACCTCGAAAGTAAGAGAGAGCCCAAGACTAGGCTCGAGGACTTCTTCGATGATGAAACAATGAGCGTTCACTTGAAGGCAGGGGTAAGGCCATTGGCCAAGAAGGGTAGACCAGGAGAATGGAAGCTCGTCCCAATCAGGGATAAACCTCTAGATGAGGAAGAGCTAGAGGAGATAGCCGATGATATCGTTGAGAGAGCTAGAAGGGATCCCGAGAGCTTCATCGAGCTCGATGAGCCGGGGGCTACTGTAGTTCAGCTTAGAAACTATAGGATAGTGATTGCAAAGCCACCATTTTCAGATAGAATCGAGATAACGGCTGTAAGGCCAATAAAGAAACTTAGCATAGAGGATTACAACCTAAGCGGGAAGCTTCTAGAGAGACTAAAGGAGAAGGCCGAGGGAATACTCGTCGCTGGACCTCCTGGGGCCGGAAAGACGACCTTTGTCCAGGCGCTTGCAGAATGGTACGCTAGTATGGGCAAGATAGTCAAGACGATGGAGAAGCCTAGGGACTTGCAGGTTAGCGAGGAGATAACTCAATATACCGCGCTGAACGGTAGCATGGAAAAGACCGGAGATGTACTACTCTTAGTTAGGCCAGATTACACAATCTTCGACGAGATGAGGAAGACGAGTGATTTCCTAATTTACACAGACCTAAGGTTAGCTGGGGTTGGAATGGTTGGTGTTGTTCATGCAACGAAGCCAATAGATGCAATTCAAAGGTTCATTGGAAGGGTTGAGCTTGGAATGATTCCTCAAATAGTTGACACGGTAATATTCATAAAGGGCGGAAAAGTTGCAAAGGTTCTAACGCTCGAATACAAGGTCAAGGTTCCAACGGGAATGAAGGAGGAAGATCTAGCTAGGCCCGTTATAGAGGTTAGGGACTTTGAGACGGGGCAACTAGAGTATGAAATCTACACGTTCGGTGAGGAAGTTAGCGTCGTTCCAATAAAGAAAGAAGAAAAAGCCCCCGCCCTTAAACTTGCCGAGAAGAGGCTTAAACAGGAAATCCAGAGATTTCTGCCGGATGTTTACACCGAAGTCGAGGTGGTTACTCCTCACAAGGCGGTGGTATACGCTGATGAGTACGATATTCCCGCAATAATTGGTAAGAAGGGGAAGAGAATCCAGGAACTTGAAAAGAGGCTTGGAATAAGCATTGAAGTCAAGAGCCTCAGTGAGAAGCAACCTGAAGTCAAGGAGAAGATACCAGTGGAAATAGATGAAAAGAAGAAGAGCATAGTTCTGAGGGTATCTCCAGACTACGCAAGAAAACCCCTGAGATTCTACGCTGGAAACGAGTACGTCTTCACGGCCACACCAAGTAAGAAGGGGGTCGTCAAGGTTTCAAAGTCCTCTCCAGTAGGAAAACTACTTCAAAAATATCTTAGGGAAGGGTTTGAAATCTGGGCTTCACTTTAG
- a CDS encoding ATPase domain-containing protein has product MKLKTNISTLDRALGGGFEKGCNIALVGGMDNDHIIFAHQLIEAFLSQGEKILLVELRQDPMSLVKWLNKHEINYEDYIKSGHLKILDGFSNLYSPTNVVGPNVLPNPMDLGITSAIIRDNVSKEPYDIVVFDDITTLYSLQTDYKAYIRVMIRLINSLKKFGVSTIIGVNADAFPIQDLSMILMPFEYLLEVKNGVIKINRSFSFIRVNEFQYIKTNKGILPIEDVLKSTDHIRESLILTKDGKLMIGGERIQLISEQSERSLIEFVYQFLGSKEGKEFLYNWGRYEIRDVDFSRKITTTEEIREILESMFETTKLMGGGILKIVEIDEDIIIVEGKNLFPKFENFPYPAHPHYAGSMSKLLEKATGELWEGEEIKCEAQGSDKCVFVLRRVSTEKTV; this is encoded by the coding sequence ATGAAACTCAAAACGAACATATCAACATTAGATAGAGCCCTTGGAGGAGGGTTTGAAAAAGGATGCAACATTGCGTTAGTTGGGGGAATGGATAACGATCACATTATATTCGCTCACCAATTGATTGAGGCGTTTCTTTCTCAAGGTGAGAAAATTCTCCTAGTTGAGCTCAGACAAGACCCAATGTCCCTTGTGAAATGGTTAAATAAGCATGAGATAAATTATGAGGATTACATCAAAAGTGGCCATTTAAAAATACTTGATGGTTTTTCAAATCTATACTCCCCCACTAATGTTGTGGGTCCTAACGTCTTACCAAATCCAATGGATCTCGGAATAACATCAGCAATAATCCGAGATAACGTGTCGAAAGAGCCTTATGATATCGTTGTTTTTGACGACATCACAACTTTATACTCCCTCCAAACTGATTACAAAGCTTACATAAGGGTCATGATAAGATTGATTAATTCACTTAAGAAATTCGGAGTCTCTACTATTATAGGTGTAAATGCTGATGCATTCCCAATCCAGGATCTTTCGATGATTCTCATGCCTTTTGAGTACTTATTAGAGGTCAAAAATGGAGTAATAAAAATTAATAGATCGTTCTCCTTTATAAGGGTTAACGAATTTCAGTATATAAAGACTAACAAGGGGATACTGCCAATAGAAGATGTCCTAAAAAGTACCGATCATATTAGGGAATCACTGATCTTGACTAAAGATGGTAAACTCATGATAGGAGGGGAAAGGATACAGCTAATTTCAGAACAGTCAGAGAGATCTCTCATTGAGTTTGTGTATCAATTTTTAGGTTCTAAAGAGGGTAAAGAGTTCCTATATAACTGGGGAAGATACGAAATAAGAGATGTAGACTTCTCTAGAAAAATAACGACAACTGAGGAAATCAGGGAAATCCTAGAGAGCATGTTTGAAACAACGAAGCTCATGGGGGGAGGAATCCTTAAGATTGTAGAAATTGATGAGGATATTATCATTGTTGAAGGAAAGAACCTGTTTCCAAAATTTGAGAACTTTCCATACCCAGCACATCCCCATTATGCAGGTTCCATGAGTAAATTATTGGAGAAGGCTACTGGAGAACTGTGGGAGGGAGAAGAAATCAAATGCGAAGCTCAAGGAAGTGATAAATGCGTATTTGTACTCAGAAGGGTTTCTACTGAGAAGACAGTTTGA
- a CDS encoding LEA type 2 family protein — MRGIFTVVLVMLITLTGISLSYFVFSHAVIGALRNCDVEVINVTVSDVNVDHATVVVELKVKNNGKEDAVIDKLEASLFLDSTPIGYKEVENITVNAGSFILLKLNYTVTFSNVDTKIIKSIVENDTKLNWTVVGSLKTNTPLGEIGRSFKLSSQ, encoded by the coding sequence ATGAGGGGGATTTTCACGGTTGTTCTGGTTATGCTGATAACGCTGACTGGAATATCCCTTTCCTACTTTGTATTCTCACATGCTGTTATTGGTGCGTTGAGGAACTGTGACGTGGAGGTTATAAACGTGACTGTTAGCGATGTTAACGTTGATCACGCAACTGTGGTTGTGGAACTGAAGGTCAAAAATAATGGAAAAGAAGATGCCGTAATTGATAAATTGGAGGCTAGTTTATTCCTAGATTCAACTCCGATTGGGTACAAAGAAGTTGAAAATATAACAGTAAATGCTGGAAGCTTTATTTTATTGAAGCTCAATTATACTGTTACGTTCTCAAATGTTGACACTAAGATTATAAAATCGATAGTCGAAAACGATACTAAACTGAACTGGACAGTAGTTGGAAGTCTAAAAACAAACACTCCCTTAGGTGAGATTGGAAGATCGTTCAAACTGTCTTCTCAGTAG